GCCCGGGTTTTTTCCATCCAGTATTCTTCACTGGCAGCCTGGTGatctcttctcctcctcctttatctccagctgtgctgagctctcTCCACTGAGTGAGGTGGACAAACTGAGCCCAAAGGTTTTGGCATTCTTGGGGAAAAATCTGCATTAAATTTTTGGGAGTCATGGAGCTCAAACTGTTTCTGTACCCCACAGCAGGAGGGCTTTTGATGTGAGCTTTAGCCAGGAGGTTTCCCTGCCCTTGCTGCATCAGTGGGATCAGCCAAAGCCCAGACATTAAACCCTCAGTATCCATATGGGAGTTCTTCCTGCAGGGCCCCTGGATTTGTCTCAGCAATGGTTTTGCCACTTAGGGGCTCTCCTGCATGTAGAGAATCCAGATTGGTGTTACATGTTCATCTTTTGGAGGAGATGCAGGGTTCCAGTGCACTGCAGATCCAGGTGGCTCCAAATTCAAGCAGGGCTGAAGTTGAAACTGGCTGAATTTAGGAATTTGCCAGGTGGCAGAGCTGCCATCCATAGGCAGTGTCAGTGGAGGGATGCAGGTACAAAGCTCTCCAGTGCTTTGACATGACTTGGTCTTTCCGACCTTGCTGCCATCTCTGCAGCTTCCCAGTGCTGGGTCATGCTCACACAGAGATGTTGAGGCTCTTTTGGGGAAAGAGCAAGGTTCCACCTTCCAGAAATCAAGCTGAGCACTGATATCACTTGACATTTATCCCAGGCACCCTTCCCAAATGTCCTTCTCTTGTTCTCCGAAGCGGCAGAGCGAGTTCCTGCGGCGCCGGCGCCTCTTCATGGCCCTGGAGCGGGAGCGAGTGAGGGAACACCAGTGGCAGCAGAAGAGGCAGCAGAGAGTTGCCCAGTGAGTCCGTGCAGGTGCTGGGGTCACCTCCTCCATCAGGGTCCTTCTGAAGGTTGGAAGAGTCTTGTGAGTTTGTCTCCCTGGGGTGAGAAGAGTCTTGTGAGTTTGTCTCCCTGTTTGTAACCCCCCTGGGGTGGGATTCACACAGCCAACCCCCAGCACACACCCTTGGGCCACGTTGAGTCCTTTAGCACTTCTCTACTTAGTTTTGAAGTCCCTGTGCAGCTTGTTTAGGAACCTGGAGCCAAATCATGGGGCTGGGAGAGATGCAACTACCCAAACCATGACTCTGGGAACTTAAGCCTGTGTTTAGAAACTTTGGGGTGAGGTTACCTTGTTGTGCTGAGCTGTGACCATCCCTGGCATTTTTAATATCAGACCCTTCCCCTCAATGGCCATAAAAACTTATacaatgtaataaaatattttacaggcATTTGTTCCAGAGTTGAACACTTGGTATCTGTGTAGAAGTATCGGCTGTGGTGGAATTTTCTCAGCTTCTCCTGTGAAGGGGTTCACTAAGGAGAAGCTCTGCAAATTAGAAGCTCTTCAAATTCACAGCAAAATAGGAAAGGTCctctaatttttgttttttccctggcTTTCCTTTGAATGAACTGACCTAAATCTGACCATTCTGGCTCTTCTGTGATCAGGCTTTGGGGGAGTGGGACAGGCACCACAGGGCAGGATTTCATGGCcgttttttgggaaaaaactgcCAATCTAAAGCAGTGCTCCTTGAGCCACATCCTGACATTCCAGCAGCACTTGGGAGCTTAGGAGAGCTTGACCTGCTCTGTGAATGCTGGCAAGGCCCCAGGGATTCCTGGGGCAATACTTTTTTTACTattgttttttcatttaagtGTGGTCAGAGGGGAGCTGGGTTTGTAATTATGGGATATAAAGCCCCAAGGTGGCCTTGGCCTCACTTTCTGGAGTGGATTTATAGTGCTGTACTTAAGGTTctacatttcatttaaaaaacatttccaaTTTTATAACTCAACCAGTGAAGGTTGACTTCAGCAGTTTTTGAATGTAAAGATTTGACTCCCTACATGAAGTAAGGTCTGAAATGTCTTGTCCTGGCTTCTTCCCAGCcttgattttggttttaatgCCCCCTGGCAAGGAGTGGCATGGGACACTTGTTGCATTTGGGAATAAAATGTCACTTTGGTGTAAAGTCTTTGTGCTTTGCAATTGCTGCTTGTCAGGGGAATGTGTGTTGTGTTTGGTGGAAATGACACAACCCAGGTTGTTCCAGGTACCACTAAAGGGCTGGAGGGCCGTGTAGGTGCAAGGGAGACTGAGGAAATAGAGCAAAACTTGGTTAAAAGTACATCTTAAAGCCTGTTTTGGAGTAAAGGTGGGATCCTTGGAATTTCTCTGCTGTACCCAACCCTGTCATGCTTCCCTGTCCTGGAAGGTGCTTAGAGAAGGATCCAAGCTGCCTCATAGTCAGAAACAATGGGAAGTGGGGCAGCTGGGAAGCCAAGGTGTTGGTCTTTTCTGGGGGGGTATTAAAGAGCCCAGCCTACATGCTTTAAGGACAGAAGTGCAGCTTTGGGGAGCTGTGGGTGGCAGGAGCATGTGTGGATGTCAtgcaggaaggagctggaagtCCAGAATGGTGAGAAAACAGGCGGGCAGGAAGATTTTGAGGGCAGGAAAGCATTCACAGGCGGGTGTTGACATATGGGGGGAAGAATGGAGTCTCGGGAAGCTTTTTTGACCATTCTATGtttaaagcaaatatatttgtttatatgaatttatatttaatgcctttgacagcagcagcatcacccaGATTCCTGTGCCCTGACCTCACgggcagggatggaggtggggatgggaaGTTCCCTCTCTAAGCATGTGTGTTCCTGCAGGATTAAGAGGCAGAAGGAGAATCAGCGCCGGGCGGAGGAGCAGAAGATGCGAGACATGGCTGAGCAGCGAGAGCCCTCCCCAGGAGAGGGAACCTGGGAAGctctggcccagctccagctggaggagaggagagtgAGGGACAGACAGCAGCGGAATAAGGAGCGTGTGAGGTACAGCCAGCCTGAGCTTGTCGTGCAGAGCCAGGTGTCACTGCCAGATGTGAATGTTTGATCCCTTGCAGGTATGTTGAAGCTCTGAGAGCCCAGATGAGGGAGAAAGTCAAGCTCTGTAACATCGACTTGCCCCCACTGTGTTCCTGTGGGTCTGATTTCTGGGATTCCCACCCGGATACCTGTGCAAATAACTGCATCTTCTACAGAAATCACAAAGGTAGGAGCTCCTGCTTTCAGAGAGGAGACCCCTGGGCCTGATCAAACCAGGATAGGTGTTTCCAtgctcctgggctgctgtgcAGGGATGTTCCTCCAAATATGCTCTGGAGAGGGCAAGTCAAGGGCTTTACTTGAGTTAACTAGGGAGTGTGGTGGCATCCTCAGCAAGGCACCAGCCCCTACAATGTGTTAAATTACACAGCTGTGACACAGCCACATGTGGTTATGGACACAGCCATGAGGAAGCATCTCATTAGGGACATAGATAAATGCTGAACCTTCTGCCAGGAGGATGCACAAAGGTGTGGAAATGGCCTTCCTTAAGTGATGGAGGGCTCTGACCTCGAGCACAGCTTGGGAAAATTCCTGTCTGGGCAACTGGGAGTTATCTGGAAGGGAAGATAAAGACATTTGGGTTCACAAAATAATCTTTGGCTTGTGTATTGATTTATGTTCGAGAGTTTGCAGAGTATGCAAATGGGTATGTGGAAAGTACAGACATGTCGATTTACCTTAAACCCCAATCGTTGTCTCTCTGCTCTGGTGAAAGGCTAGAGCCAAGCCCAGTTTCGGGCCATAAGTGCAACGCTCGTGTCCTGAtagtgtctgtgtgtccctgtcccgctCAGCCTACAGCCAGGCTCTGCACTCAGCCATCTCCTCCTGTGCAGCCACACGCTCCCTGCAGGACTTGGCTGCTCTCTGTGCTCGCTCGGGGAAGCGTCTGTGACCGAGGCAGCTCCGTGTCCCAGCGACTGGGGTCAGCGGGGAGTGGGGCTGTGTGtgtcctgctgcccctccaCGCCACTGCCAGGCCGCTGTCACCTTTGCTCCGTGTGCTCCGTTTGTGCTGTGCCTCTCCCACTCTGCCCCAGGTGTGCAGCTGGCCGGGGCGATGGTCGAGGTGAAGGAGGCAATTGCTCCGTGGGGTTGGTTTATGGCAGGTACTTGCATTCCAGTAGCTGACTATTGACTACATATTTTTATTGACAAATCATTATTGTGGAATAAACTGCTTTCAAGTATTGTTTGTCTCATTTGAAGTGTGAAAGGAGGAGAAATGAGGTGCCTGGGGTCAGTATCTCTTAGGGGAGGATTTCTAagctttccctgctcccttctctcccttttcctaGGGCttctgccagcccctgccactTGGATCACCTTCCAGAGCCAGGAAGGGAATGTATTGTTCCGTCCTTTTCTTTGTGAGGATCTCTTTTCCAGTAACACCCACACAGCTTTGTACCTGACCCATGCTCCCATAGCCTCTACTTTGCTCCTGAAAGGAAGGAGCACTTTTCTAGTAAAAAAATCTACAGGAGTGACTGAAGCAAGATGGGttttcccagagctgcctggggtGAGGTAATAACGTGGTTCTGGGCAGAGGTTACTCCATTCCCTGTCATTAATATTTACTCCTTGCTGTCCCCCCTCTCCAATATTAACCATGGCAGGAAGGATGGGTGGCCGAGCGTGCCGGatcatttcttttccctgttccAATCCCACTGGGCACAAAGCAAACCCACCTCCGGTGCAGAGGTGGCACAGAGGTACAGAGCCAGGGTCTGCTCCTCGCTTCCCCTTGGAGAATCATTCACTGAGGGATCTGTGGTGGCTAATGCTGTTTATTAACAGCTGCTTGCGTCAGGGCGGCAGCCCTAATTCAGGGTGTTGGAGTGGGTTTGGAAAGGGCAGGATCTGCCCCGTGAGGGGGCAAGGAAGCAAAGGGCTAAAGCTGTAAATGGATTTCTAATAACTGATTTCAGCTCTAGGGCGGCTGAGGACAAGCACTTCCTTGGCAAGTCCCCAAGGAACTTGCTCAGGCCCTGGGGACCTCTGTTCCTGCCTCTGGAGTGATCCCCAAAGGGGGTGTGGGCTGATATGGGGCTTAGTTAAAGGAATAAAtacagctgtgctgctcctcatcctcaaTCTGCCCCTAGCAAGATAAGTGGGATACTTTGAAAGGGGGTGGGGGAAGAGAAGGACTCCCGACATCCCTGGCAATAACCCCAAAATGTGTCTGGGGTAGCTCGGTCACCATCAGGGCAGCGAAGCCTGTTCGGAAGTTGCTGGGGTGGGAGTGGAAAAGTTAAATCCAGTTTTTTTCTGCTGGCAAAGCTGCGGAAGCTCACAGAGAGAGCCCCGGGGCATATGAAAAGGGCTGTTCCCTGGTTCCAGCCGGGCTCGGAGGCCGGGTTTGTTTTACAGGGAGCGAGGGCAGCCCGGCCGCCCCTCGCGGCCGCGGAACCGCGGAACCGGGGCCGTGGCGGGGCGGGAccgcggggcgggagcggcggccccggggcggtgAAAAGGAGCCGGGGGTGCCCGAGCGCCGCACCGCCCGCCATGAGGGCAGCGCTCGCCCCCGGGATCCGCCTGCTCCGCGCCCTGCCCCGGGACAGCCGGTGAGCGGGACGGGGCATagggaccgggaccggggctGGGGAGAGGGACCGGGGCTGGGATCGGGGCTGGGGAGAGGGACCGGGACTGGGACTGGGGATAGGGACCGGCACCGGGGCTGGGGAGagggaccggcaccgggaccggggcTGGGGAGAGGGACCGGGACCCGGACTGGGACTGGGGAtagggaccgggaccgggatcgggagTGGGGATAGGGACTGGAGAtagggaccgggaccgggatcgggactGGTTCTGGTTATAGGGCACGGCGCTGGGATCGGGACTGGGGATAGGGACCGTCACCGGGATCAGGACCGGGATTGGGACTGGTTCTGGATATAGGGACCGGCACCGGGATCGGGACCGGCTCTGGAGATAGGGACCGGCACCGGGATCAGGACCGGGATTGGGACTGGTTCTGGATATAGGGACCGGCACCGGGATCGGGACTGGCTCTGGATATAGGGACCAGGATCGGTACCGGCTCTGCACAGAGGGATCAGGACTGGTCCTGGACATAGGGACCGGCACCGGGGTCGGGACTATCACCGGGATCGAGACTGGAACTGGGACAGGGACTGACATCGGGCGGGGAGGGTGTCGGTACCGGGACAGGGAGGGTCTCTGGAACGGGACTTGAGGCTGGCCCTGGACATTGGAGCCGACAGCAGGCGGGGACCAGAACCGGCGCAGGGATCAGCCCCGGGTTTGGGAGGAGGGGGTGTCATTCCACTGGGGACTGGCAACCACTGGAAGTGGAACCGGGATAGAGActggccctgggcacagggactgGCACTGGGATGGAGGCTGACCCTGGAACAGCGGCACCACACGGGGCCAGCGCCGGACTGGGACCACTTGCTGGGGActgacatggggacagggatgagggGTCACTGCCCCAgggcccagcactgccctcaGGCACTGTGAGATGGGATCGACCCTCACCGCTGCAGCCCAGGGCTTGGGACTCgcctggggagggggaaccTCGAGATGGGCAGCGGCACCCGCCAGCCTCTGGATACCTCAGGCCCTCACTCTCAAAATTCAGTGGGATGTGGCCAAAACAGAGACCTTGCCTGCTGTCTTCTTTTTTGATGAAGTGATGGGACTGCTGCccatttaatttcaattaatatttggatttttttgaagCCCATTGCCAGACACTCCCTCTTGCTTTTCCATCTGCTGGAATTTTCCCTGCCAGAACATGTagggtaaaaagaaaaaacctgacACCCAAGTGTCTGACCCAGGGGGCACTGCATGTGAAGTTTatcttccccttccctgccgTGGCCTCTCTGCTCCTCTTGGATCAGCCCTGCAGTCACTAGCAGTGATTTAGGGTGGTTTATTCGGTTTTTGGGGTTGGAAGCAGCAGTTTCTCAGCCACAGTCTAGCCCTGGAGCTGGCATCATAGCACAGGGAtttgcagctccagggagaagTGAAACTGCGAAGAGGAGCAGGATGGGCCAAAACCACCAAAggaaaggttgttttttttctaaacttgGAGCAACCTCGTGACATGtctgtgtgctgcagctgcctgtgaCTACTTGCATCCTCTGTGCTGCCACAAAACCCTTCCTGAAGGCAGGGTAGCTCCTTCAGAGATACTCATCTTGCTCCAGAGAATGCTAGATCCTTCTTGGGATTCTCCAGGCTTTATCTGTTAGCTTTGATGGGTGCAGCATCCCCATTTCCTGAGCACAGactctccctttccctgcatTTAATCCAAGCAAAGAGGATGAAATGGCTTTTTGGTGGAGGAAGGGGAGatgctttttttcccacttaTCTTTGATTAACCCTGGCAGTGATGATGAATCAGCACAGTTTCCACTTGTGACACCGGGAAGGCACTTGCTCACCCTGTGTGTCGGTGGGATGTAACTGCTTGAGGAGATGGAAACACTGCTTGATGTTCCCCACAAAACTCAGCTGATCTTTTTAAACCACATCCTGGGCTTTTTTGAGGGGTCTGCTCActtcctgagcagctcagctgagctGGTTCAGGTCACCAATGCAATAGAAGAGTCCCATTGGGTGCTGAAGCCACCCACCCCTGTCCCAGAAACCCTGACCTCTCAGCTTCCTTCCTCCCACAGCTATCGGGGACTGACTCTGGTGCTGACCTTCCTCTCCTACACCAGCTACCACCTCTCCCGAAAACCCATCAGCATCGTCAAGGTGAGCTCCAGCCTCCCCTactgtggggacagggaacCTGGAGAGGGCACATGGGGAGGGGGACGCTGACAGCACTTTGACTTcaccccctctctctctccctgcagagccagctgcaCCCCAACTGCTCGGCCTTGGGCCCGAACCCCCACAATGACTCCAACAGCACCACATGGTGCAGCTGGGCCCCCTTTGGTAAGGCTGAGCTGCcccaggcaccccaaaacccaccttGTGGCAGTGAGTTGGGCTCCCTCCATTCCCTAGTACCAGATCGTGGCCAGGGTTTGGCAGGGAGCCAGCTGCTCATTAGGCACCGGAGGTAATTAAGTGATGAAGGTCTGTCCCATGCCCCTGGGCCGAAGGGCAGCAGCGGGTGGTGAAGTCCATGTCAGGACCAGGTCCCAGTGCCGATGGCACCGGGCCATACCCCCAGAAGCCCCCATGGAGAGCAGGCTTTTGGGAATGGGGGCAAGACCAAGCCAGCAGCCACGGGGACAGGACACAAAATGGGGACCAGGCTGAGGTGGCCCTAATATTTGTTTTCCAGATGGGGACAACTACAAGGAACTTTTTGGGGCGCTGGATAATGCCTTCCTGGTGGCCTACGCCATCGGGATGTTCATCAGGTACCCAGGGCCTTCCCCTCCACTCACCAGTTTGCACCAGTCTGGCGGAAGCTGGTTTCCACTGGGATGGGGTCATGCTAACAGGAAAGCAGCCAGGGATCCGCTCAGGATTCGGGTGCTGGCTCGGTGTGATAGTGCCCATTGCTGGCATCACCTGTGACAGCCTCTGGTGTgctcttccctctctctgcaGCGGCATTTTTGGGGAGCGCCTCCCTCTGCGCTACTACCTGTCGGGGGGAATGGTGCTGAGCGGGCTCTTCACCGCCCTTTTTGGCCTCGGCTACTTCTGGAACATCCACGTCCTCTGGTACTTCATCGTTGTGCAGGTGTGTTGTGCTGGAGGACGCCCAGGCTTTATCACCGTGGCCTCATCCCAGTTTTTCAGTGGCCTTCAGGGATTGGGGTGGCCCAGTTtctgagcagggcagcactgagcATTTCCACTCCTGCAAACCTGGCTGTGCGTGGCGTGGGCGTCGAAACCGCGGGGCGTGCCGGTCTCCGAGCGGTGCCGGCAGCTGGTGTGGCAACACCAGCCACTCCCGGTTTAGCCATGGGAGCGATGCAAACGGCTCCAGGATTGccccagcagggaaaaaaacaaacaaaccaagaGTTTTCTTAACAGCTGTGGAATAGGGGTGGCTGTTTTCCAGCCCAGTTGCCCAAAATGGTGCAGTGTCGGAATCTGTaggtattggtgattcccagattgtagaaagtctctgtctgtctgccccactgccaaagcagaagccataattggtctgtgctggtttcaaggttgtttattctgtttatctctaacatgttctgctgccctgccgcagctctgtcctgcagggcagcgtgtggggctctgccctcagtgggatggtacaaacattaaataccacaaactacctgtgctggatttacaataacgtgccaatatctgtcacctacgttggacagtgtgtccccagcctgaaccaacagaaaaatgccaacaccacagtgaaacatggagggcatgaagaaggaggaaaaggacaagacacacccaatttcctccatcttgtcccctctgaacccctaatctagaaacctaaaattttacttttgcacccatgtcacacttaattattactcttatcaaacactcagagcttgtaattcatcctgtaagattgaaaactcttttccatggccagagatcacagccagtgtctctgggggctctgtccaggggggttcctgacccctgccagggtcccagacctgccagggcagccagagggaagccctggattcccacagtgcAGGGCTCCTTGGCTGTGGTCGGTGCTTGCTGGGTGATGCTCCCCATCTCTTGCCAGGTCTGCAATGGGCTGGTGCAGACGACGGGCTGGCCTGCTGTCGTGGCATGTGTTGGAAACTGGTTTGGCAAAGGAAAGTGAGTTTATCTCCTACATGTCCCATGCCAGTCCTGGTCCCTGTTGACCCTGGcagccaccccagtgccactgACCCGGCTGTGTCCCCACCAGGAGAGGTTTGATCATGGGCATCTGGAACTCGCACACCTCCGTTGGCAACATCTTAGGGTCGCTCATCGCCGGTGCCTGGGTTtcctctgcctggggcctgtCCTTTATTGTGCCTGGCATCATCATCACCATCGTGGGCATCAtctgcttcttcttccttgtGGAGTGTGAGTGTTGTCATCTGGGGCACAGCAGACAACCAATATAATATATGTAATTTTCCGTCTTGCCCATCTCTAAGCATTTTTGGCAATGCCCAAATACTTATTTCCAGCCGTGTCTGGCATGGATGTGAATCTGACCACCGTGGGGATGCTCAGCACCATTGGGGTTGTCCAGGCAGGCTCATTCCCCATACCAGTCATTCCTCTGAGCCTCTCTTTCTAGGAAATATCAGGGAAGTCTTTTGGGTTTTTactggggagggaagagggtACCCAGAGATGCAGCCTAGACCTGGGGGTTCccaggagggagagcaggaggagtgggGTTGCTCCAGGCTTTCCTCACAGGTGTCCTTTCTCCCTGCAGATCCTGAGGATGTTGACTGCAATCCACCTCTGCATCACGTGAGTTACCGATTCCCGCTCAGGGCACAGTGACACAGCTGGATCATCGGGTTGTAATGGCAGGAATTAGAGCAATGTGCAGTTGTCACAGGGGATGGTTGTTGCTCTTCCACTGGGAGCATCCTCTGGGTCATGCCCCGGCAGCAGAGCCGATGTTTCAGCCTCCTCCAGCCATGAGAGCCAcatctgctgcttctgcctTGATTTTAGACGGACGCTGATGAGGATCCTGGAGGAGTGACCACCAGTGAGAAGGATCCTGAAGCAGTCATCTCCAACGAAGGCCCACTCAGCCTCTCAGGCCAGAGCAGTGTGGATCACTCCAACAGCCCCAAGGAGCCAGCTGAGGAGCCCGAAGCCATCAGCTTCCTTGGGGCACTTCGGATACCTGTGagtgctgggctggagggaagggcaaagccagagcagctcagagcatCCACAgggcagaaaatgggaaaaacccaCCATCCAGAGGAGACTGGGGGAAGGAGGCTCCTCTGATgtctgctcctctcctcccagGGTGTAGTGGAGTTCTCCCTGTGCCTGCTCTTTGCCAAGCTGGTGAGCTACACCTTCCTGTACTGGCTGCCCCTCTACATTGTCAATGTTGGTGAGTTTTGGGAACAGCGAGGTGGGAGCGAGCTGTGCAAGAGAAGCATCTCCTCACCCCTCTGCTCTCCCCCACAGCTCATTTCGGTGCCAAGGAAGCCGGGGACCTGTCGACCCTCTTTGATGTCGGGGGTATTTTAGGTTTGTCAGCATACCGCGGTGGAGGGGGTGGATCTGGGATGATTTAGGGACAATCCTGGCCTTGTCCAGTCTTGGCTGATTCCCCCCACAGGCAGCACCATCTCTTTCCCCCATGAGGTTTATTCAGTGCTCATGGCACTCAGCAGGCAGCAAACACCCCCTCATTTTAGTTTGGCATCCATTTGTTTTGAGGACCATCACAGCCTCTTGCCTCGGGTCTCGCTTGCTCAGGGACTCCTTTTCCTACAGTTTGCAAGCATGGAAGAGACCAGAGTGGCATGGAAGTGCTGGGAAACCATCTGCAGGGAGGAAGTGGAAGGGATAAACCAAAGCTCTTCATTCTGATATTGTTCTGTTTAACTTTGGGGGTATACTGGTCAGAAGATGGGGGATGAAAGAGCATCACGTTGGATTTTGGGCTGAGGCAGGGCAAAGCTCTGCCTTTGGGGTGGTGTGACTGACACCTGTAACTCTTTCCTGTAGGGGGGATCTTCGCTGGCCTCGTCTCTGACTACACTGGCGGCAGAGCCACCACATGCTGCATGATGCTGGTGGTCGCTGCTCCCATGGTGAGCTGTCACACgggctccaagccctgtcacGAGGGTTTCCTCTGCTCCGGCTCCTTTGAGTCACAGCTGCCTTCCTCTTCCCAACGCCCGGGATAAGCTGGTCACGCGCCCGGCTGAGATGAGAGCTGGGATTGATTCACGTGCCCAGATGTTCCTGGGAAGGTTGTCCAGCTCtaggggctggggagggattGCAGAGACCTTGACaactaaaaaaaccctgtaGGTTTTTCCATCCTGCCATAACTCTGCTTAAAGCCTTGGGGGTCCCACCGAGCCGGTCCAACTTTTGTCTGCTTGATTTCCATCCCAAAAGCCCCCATGCCAACAGCCTCACGCTCCACTGGAACTTGGCTTGGACGTCCTTCCCAGGCACCTGCATGGAGCTCATTTGGCTTTGCTTCCACACCATGGCTAATTAGCTGTAATCCAACCCTGGCTGGCTCTGGGATGGGAGCCTCTCCTGCTGAAGGAGCTGGCAcatgctgggagcagaggggctgcatCACATCCACAGCCCCGAGAGCATTGCTGGGGCAAATTATgtctggctgcagctgtgggacatGGCAGGGCCTCGCTGGCCATAAATTGTGGCAGCACCTCTGTTTGCCAGCTGCCAGGTATTTCATCATGCCAGTGGGATGCAGAGGTCAGGGCTGCACTCAGCcccccatcccagctggtgctTGGCACGAGCAGTAATTCACAACCCCGcattctccatcccattcccagggtaCTGCTGCAAGGAAAACTCTTGGTAAAACAGCTG
This genomic interval from Taeniopygia guttata chromosome 24, bTaeGut7.mat, whole genome shotgun sequence contains the following:
- the SLC37A2 gene encoding glucose-6-phosphate exchanger SLC37A2 isoform X3, which translates into the protein MKRAVPWFQPGSEAGFVLQGARAARPPLAAAEPRNRGRGGAGPRGGSGGPGAVKRSRGCPSAAPPAMRAALAPGIRLLRALPRDSRYRGLTLVLTFLSYTSYHLSRKPISIVKSQLHPNCSALGPNPHNDSNSTTWCSWAPFDGDNYKELFGALDNAFLVAYAIGMFISGIFGERLPLRYYLSGGMVLSGLFTALFGLGYFWNIHVLWYFIVVQVCNGLVQTTGWPAVVACVGNWFGKGKRGLIMGIWNSHTSVGNILGSLIAGAWVSSAWGLSFIVPGIIITIVGIICFFFLVEYPEDVDCNPPLHHTDADEDPGGVTTSEKDPEAVISNEGPLSLSGQSSVDHSNSPKEPAEEPEAISFLGALRIPGVVEFSLCLLFAKLVSYTFLYWLPLYIVNVAHFGAKEAGDLSTLFDVGGILGGIFAGLVSDYTGGRATTCCMMLVVAAPMLFLYNHVGQNGIGTSIAMLIICGALVNGPYALITTAVSADLGTHESLKGNAKALSTVTAIIDGTGSVGAALGPLLAGLISPTGWNNVFYMLIAADVLACLLLARVVVKEARGWCGSMARQRGFKEF
- the SLC37A2 gene encoding glucose-6-phosphate exchanger SLC37A2 isoform X1 — its product is MKRAVPWFQPGSEAGFVLQGARAARPPLAAAEPRNRGRGGAGPRGGSGGPGAVKRSRGCPSAAPPAMRAALAPGIRLLRALPRDSRYRGLTLVLTFLSYTSYHLSRKPISIVKSQLHPNCSALGPNPHNDSNSTTWCSWAPFDGDNYKELFGALDNAFLVAYAIGMFISGIFGERLPLRYYLSGGMVLSGLFTALFGLGYFWNIHVLWYFIVVQVCNGLVQTTGWPAVVACVGNWFGKGKRGLIMGIWNSHTSVGNILGSLIAGAWVSSAWGLSFIVPGIIITIVGIICFFFLVEYPEDVDCNPPLHHTDADEDPGGVTTSEKDPEAVISNEGPLSLSGQSSVDHSNSPKEPAEEPEAISFLGALRIPGVVEFSLCLLFAKLVSYTFLYWLPLYIVNVAHFGAKEAGDLSTLFDVGGILGGIFAGLVSDYTGGRATTCCMMLVVAAPMLFLYNHVGQNGIGTSIAMLIICGALVNGPYALITTAVSADLGTHESLKGNAKALSTVTAIIDGTGSVAPCSCGGQRGPWLVWLHGKAERVRSCHPGVAPGATVPELGVSAAPEGCLLPFAVAAASSRGHREAVCPMSRSCGH
- the SLC37A2 gene encoding glucose-6-phosphate exchanger SLC37A2 isoform X6, with protein sequence MKRAVPWFQPGSEAGFVLQGARAARPPLAAAEPRNRGRGGAGPRGGSGGPGAVKRSRGCPSAAPPAMRAALAPGIRLLRALPRDSRYRGLTLVLTFLSYTSYHLSRKPISIVKSQLHPNCSALGPNPHNDSNSTTWCSWAPFDGDNYKELFGALDNAFLVAYAIGMFISGIFGERLPLRYYLSGGMVLSGLFTALFGLGYFWNIHVLWYFIVVQVCNGLVQTTGWPAVVACVGNWFGKGKRGLIMGIWNSHTSVGNILGSLIAGAWVSSAWGLSFIVPGIIITIVGIICFFFLVEYPEDVDCNPPLHHTDADEDPGGVTTSEKDPEAVISNEGPLSLSGQSSVDHSNSPKEPAEEPEAISFLGALRIPGVVEFSLCLLFAKLVSYTFLYWLPLYIVNVAHFGAKEAGDLSTLFDVGGILGGIFAGLVSDYTGGRATTCCMMLVVAAPMLFLYNHVGQNGIGTSIAMLIICGALVNGPYALITTAVSADLGTHESLKGNAKALSTVTAIIDGTGSVGAALGPLLAGLISPTGWNNVFYMLIAADVLACLLLARVVVKEARGWCGSMARQRGYVAATPEWPLVPQCPSSVSVLLQKDVCYPLLSLLHLRVGIAKPSAPCPAPVATETFPPQAKAAPGGF
- the SLC37A2 gene encoding glucose-6-phosphate exchanger SLC37A2 isoform X4 — protein: MKRAVPWFQPGSEAGFVLQGARAARPPLAAAEPRNRGRGGAGPRGGSGGPGAVKRSRGCPSAAPPAMRAALAPGIRLLRALPRDSRYRGLTLVLTFLSYTSYHLSRKPISIVKSQLHPNCSALGPNPHNDSNSTTWCSWAPFDGDNYKELFGALDNAFLVAYAIGMFISGIFGERLPLRYYLSGGMVLSGLFTALFGLGYFWNIHVLWYFIVVQVCNGLVQTTGWPAVVACVGNWFGKGKRGLIMGIWNSHTSVGNILGSLIAGAWVSSAWGLSFIVPGIIITIVGIICFFFLVEYPEDVDCNPPLHHTDADEDPGGVTTSEKDPEAVISNEGPLSLSGQSSVDHSNSPKEPAEEPEAISFLGALRIPGVVEFSLCLLFAKLVSYTFLYWLPLYIVNVAHFGAKEAGDLSTLFDVGGILGGIFAGLVSDYTGGRATTCCMMLVVAAPMLFLYNHVGQNGIGTSIAMLIICGALVNGPYALITTAVSADLGTHESLKGNAKALSTVTAIIDGTGSVAPCSCGGQRGPWLVWLHGKAERV
- the SLC37A2 gene encoding glucose-6-phosphate exchanger SLC37A2 isoform X5, which translates into the protein MKRAVPWFQPGSEAGFVLQGARAARPPLAAAEPRNRGRGGAGPRGGSGGPGAVKRSRGCPSAAPPAMRAALAPGIRLLRALPRDSRYRGLTLVLTFLSYTSYHLSRKPISIVKSQLHPNCSALGPNPHNDSNSTTWCSWAPFDGDNYKELFGALDNAFLVAYAIGMFISGIFGERLPLRYYLSGGMVLSGLFTALFGLGYFWNIHVLWYFIVVQVCNGLVQTTGWPAVVACVGNWFGKGKRGLIMGIWNSHTSVGNILGSLIAGAWVSSAWGLSFIVPGIIITIVGIICFFFLVEYPEDVDCNPPLHHTDADEDPGGVTTSEKDPEAVISNEGPLSLSGQSSVDHSNSPKEPAEEPEAISFLGALRIPGVVEFSLCLLFAKLVSYTFLYWLPLYIVNVAHFGAKEAGDLSTLFDVGGILGGIFAGLVSDYTGGRATTCCMMLVVAAPMLFLYNHVGQNGIGTSIAMLIICGALVNGPYALITTAVSADLGTHESLKGNAKALSTVTAIIDGTGSVAPCSCGGQRGPWLVWLHGKAERL